GGTCCTCGTCTTCCACGCCACCGGCGCGGGCGGCCGGGCGGTCGAGAAGCTCGCGAGGGACGGCATGCTCGACGGGGTACTGGACCTGACGACGACCGAGCTCGCCGACGAGCTGGTCGGCGGCGTGCTCAGCGCCGGCCCCGCCCGCCTCACCGCCGCCGGGGCCATGGGCATCCCGCAGGTCGTCGCCCCCGGAGCCCTCGACATGGTCAACTTCGGCCCGGCCGCCACCGTGCCGGAACGGTTCAGCGAGCGCCGGCTGCTCATCCACAACGCGACGGTGACCCTCATGCGCACCACCGCCGCCGAAATGGCCGAGCTCGGCACCACGATGGGCCGCAAGCTCCGTACCGCGCGCGGCCCCGCCGAGGTCTTCTGGCCGCTGCGCGGCATCTCCGCCGTGGACACGCTCGACGGCCCCTTCGCCGACCCCGAGGCGGACCGGGCCGGGCTCGACGCCCTGCGTGCGGCCGTCCGGGGCGGCGAGGTCCGCGTCCACGAGCTCGACGCGCACGTCAACGACACCTCCTTCGCGGTCGCCATGGCCGACCGCCTGCATCAGCTGATCGCCGAGAGCAGCCGCGGCGGGCAGGACCACGGAACGGCCTGAGGACACCGGGCACCGAACGACACCCACACACCGAGGAGCCACCACCGTGAACACCGGATCCACCGTCAGCCGCCAGGCCGTCGTCGCCCGGCTGCGCGCCCAGGTCGCCGCCCGCCGGCCGATCGTCGGCGCCGGGGCGGGCACCGGGCTCTCCGCCAAGTGCGCAGAGGCCGGCGGGGTCGACCTGCTGATCATCTACAACTCGGGCCGCTACCGGATGGCCGGCCGCGGTTCGCTCGCCGGTCTCCTGCCGTACGGGGACGCCAACGCGATCGTCCAGGACATGGCCCGCGAGGTGCTGCCCGTGGTCCGCGACACCCCCGTCCTCGCCGGGGTCTGCGGCACCGACCCGTTCCGCCGCATGGACCTCTTCCTGGACGAGCTGAAGGCCATGGGCTTCGCGGGCGTGCAGAACTTCCCCACGGTCGGCCTGTACGACGGCACCTTCCGCGTCAACCTGGAGGAGACCGGCATGGGGTACGGCCTGGAGGTCGACATGGTCCGGGCCGCCCACGAGCGGGACCTGCTCACCGCCCCGTACGTCTTCGATCCGCAGCAGGCGGCCGACATGGCCGCGGCGGGCGCCGACGTCCTCGTGCCCCACGTGGGGCTCACGACCAAGGGGGCCATCGGCGCGGGCACGGCGATGACGCTCGACCAGGCGGCCGCGGCGGTCCAGGAGATGCACGACGCGGCCAAGCGCGTGAACCCCGACGTCCTGGTCCTCTGCCACGGAGGGCCCATCGCGGAGCCGGAGGACGCACGCTACGTCCTGGAACACACCACCGGGGTCGTCGGCTTCTTCGGGGCCTCGTCGATCGAGCGGCTGCCCACGGAGCGGGCCGTCACGGAGCAGACCCGCGCCTTCAAGGCCCTCGCTCTCGGCTGACCGCCACCGGCCACCGGCCACCGCCCACCGGCCGACGGACCTGTCGGTGGTGTGCCGTACAACTGAGAGCGGGGAGAACAGCACGTCCGCACGACCGCGCGACCGACGTGCGACCGCACGAGGGGGACTGTACGTGGACACTTTCGCGGACCGGGGGTGCGCCGACCGCGCACCCCTCGTCGGGCGAGCCAGGGAACTGGA
The sequence above is a segment of the Streptomyces sp. NBC_01255 genome. Coding sequences within it:
- a CDS encoding phosphoenolpyruvate hydrolase family protein encodes the protein MNTGSTVSRQAVVARLRAQVAARRPIVGAGAGTGLSAKCAEAGGVDLLIIYNSGRYRMAGRGSLAGLLPYGDANAIVQDMAREVLPVVRDTPVLAGVCGTDPFRRMDLFLDELKAMGFAGVQNFPTVGLYDGTFRVNLEETGMGYGLEVDMVRAAHERDLLTAPYVFDPQQAADMAAAGADVLVPHVGLTTKGAIGAGTAMTLDQAAAAVQEMHDAAKRVNPDVLVLCHGGPIAEPEDARYVLEHTTGVVGFFGASSIERLPTERAVTEQTRAFKALALG